The window GGTGAAGCTGAATGCGGACAATGCCCGCCAGGCCAGCCAGCTTACGGATACCGCCTCACGTACCGCCAGTAAGGGCGGCTCGCTGGTATCGGAGGTGGTGGAAACCATGAACGGCATCTCCGCCAGTTCGAAACAGATTGCTGAAATCACTACCGTGATTAACAGCATCGCCTTCCAGACTAATATCCTGGCGCTGAATGCGGCGGTGGAAGCCGCCCGCGCGGGCGAACAGGGGCGTGGTTTCGCCGTCGTGGCTGGCGAAGTGCGCAACCTTGCCAGCCGCAGCGCCAATGCCGCGAAAGAGATAGAGACGCTGATTGCCGAATCTGTTCGCCGTGTCGAACAAGGTGCGGAACTGGTGAAAGATACCGGCGCGACCATGGACGCAAGTGGACACCATTATGAAACAGATTGCCTGCGCCTCTGAGGAGCAGAGCAAAGGCATTTCGCAGGTTAGCGTGGCGATTAGCCAAATGGATGGCGTCACGCAGCAAAACGCCTCGCTGGTTGAGCAGGTGTCCGCAGCCGCCGCTGCGCTGGAACGGCAAACGGAAGATTTGCAGCGTTCGGTGCAACAGTTCCGACTGTCGCAAAGCGACGCCCCGGCTGTCGCCTCGCCTGAGACGCGGCGTGCAGATGCTTCAGGCGGTGAATGGGTGTCGTTATAAGCCGTTATCTTCCGTTCGGCAGGCCATATCGCTACTGCTGCCTTATACCGCGATATGGCAAACTGGCAAACTTTCGATACGAAGATTGATCCAGAAGGGGTATTCAGGCGATTTAATTAATTACACTACTGGCTACTCCCTTCGTTTTAGTCATCCGTCGCAGTATCATAGGCTACATAACCATAATAAAAGTGTGGTAAATGGCGCATCGATCGCAGATACGTTTGCGCGAACGATGCAAAATAAAAGCCAGGTCTTCGCAACGGAATAACTATAAAATGACTGGAGATAATACTCTCATTAATTCTCACGGCGTAAACCGTCGTGATTTCATGAAGCTTTGTGCAGCACTAGCCGCTACCATGGGGCTCAGTAGCAAAGCCGCCGCAGAAATGGCCGAGTCAGTATCCCGTCCGCAGCGCCCGCCGGTTGTCTGGATTGGCGCTCAGGAGTGTACGGGCTGTACTGAATCTCTCCTTCGTGCGACCCATCCCACGGTAGAAAATCTGGTTCTGGAGACGATCTCTCTGGAATATCATGAAGTGCTTTCCGCCGCTTTTGGTCACCAGGTAGAAGAGAACAAACACAACGCGCTTGAGAAGTATAAAGGGCAGTATGTGTTAGTTGTCGACGGTTCCATCCCGCTAAAAGATAACGGTATTTATTGTATGGTCGCCGGCGAGCCGATTGTGGATCACATCCGCAAAGCGGCGGAAGGCGCGGCGGCGATTATCGCTATCGGCTCCTGCTCCGCCTGGGGCGGCGTGGCCGCCGCTGGCGTGAACCCGACCGGCGCGGTTGGCCTGCAGGAAGTCCTGCCGGGCAAAACCGTCATCAACATCCCAGGCTGTCCGCCAAACCCGCATAACTTCCTCGCGACGGTCGCGCACATTATCACCTATGGCAAGCCGCCGAAGCTGGACGCGAAAAATCGTCCGACCTTCGCCTATGGCCGCCTGATTCACGAACACTGCGAACGCCGCCCGCACTTTGACGCCGGTCGTTTTGCCAAAGAGTTCGGCGATGAAGGGCACCGCGAAGGCTGGTGCTTATACCATCTGGGCTGTAAAGGACCGGAAACCTGGGGCAACTGCTCCACGCTGCAATTCTGCGATGTCGGCGGCGTATGGCCGGTGGCGATCGGCCACCCTTGCTACGGCTGTAACGAAGAAGGGGTGGGGTTCCATAAGGGCATTCACCAGCTTGCTCACGTGGAAAACCAGACGCCGCGATCTGAGAAGCCTGACGTGAAGATGAAAGAGGGCGGCAACGTCTCTGCCGGGGCCATCGGGCTGCTCGGCGGGGTCGTCGGTCTTGTCGCAGGCGTCAGCGTGATGGCGGTGCGTGAACTGGGGCGTCAGCAAAAGAAAGATAACGCTGACTCACGGGGAGAATAACCGTGAACAGACGTAATTTTATTAAAGCAGCCTCCAGCGGGGCATTGCTGTTAGGCGGCGCGCCGTCTGTCAGCCATGCGGCTGCGGAAAACCGCCCGCCGATCCCCGGTTCGCTCGGTATGTTGTATGACTCGACGCTGTGCGTGGGCTGTCAGGCCTGCGTCACCAAGTGTCAGGACGTCAACTTCCCGGCGCGCAACCCGGAAGGTGAGCAGACCTGGTCGAACAACGACAAGCTGTCGCCATACACTAACAACATCATCTAGGTGTGGCGCAGCGGCGACGGTGTGAATAAGGATCAGACAGAGAACGGCTACGCGTATATTAAGAAGCAGTGTATGCATTGCGTCGATCCGAACTGCGTCTCCGTCTGCCCGGTCTCGGCGCTGAAAAAAGATCCGAAAACCGGCATCGTTCATTACAACAAAGACGTGTGCACTGGCTGTCGCTACTGCATGGTCGCCTGCCCGTACAACGTTCCGAAGTACGACTACAACAACCCGTTTGGCGCGCTGCACAAGTGTGAACTGTGCAACCAGAAGGGCGTTGAGCGTCTTGATAAGGGCGGTTTACCCGGCTGCGTGGAGGTTTGTCCGGCGGGCGCAGTGATTTTTGGCACTCGCGAGGAGCTGATGGCCGAGGCGAAAAAAACGCCTGGCGCTTAAGCCTGGCAGCCAATATCACTATCCGCGCCAGACGCTGAAAACGGGCGACACCTACGTACACACCGTGCCGAAGTATTACCCGCACCTGTATGGCGAAAAAGAGGGCGGTGGTACGCAAGTACTGGTGCTTACCGGAGTGCCTTACGAAAATCTGGATCTGCCGAAGCTGGATGACCTCTCTACCGGCGCGCGTTCCGAACATGTTCAACACACGCTTTATAAAGGCATGATATTACCCCTGGCTGCGCTGGCGGGCTTATCCGTGCTGGTTCGTCGTAATACGAAAAACGACCATCACGACGGAGGAGACGATCATGAG is drawn from Citrobacter rodentium NBRC 105723 = DSM 16636 and contains these coding sequences:
- the hybO gene encoding hydrogenase 2 small subunit; the protein is MTGDNTLINSHGVNRRDFMKLCAALAATMGLSSKAAAEMAESVSRPQRPPVVWIGAQECTGCTESLLRATHPTVENLVLETISLEYHEVLSAAFGHQVEENKHNALEKYKGQYVLVVDGSIPLKDNGIYCMVAGEPIVDHIRKAAEGAAAIIAIGSCSAWGGVAAAGVNPTGAVGLQEVLPGKTVINIPGCPPNPHNFLATVAHIITYGKPPKLDAKNRPTFAYGRLIHEHCERRPHFDAGRFAKEFGDEGHREGWCLYHLGCKGPETWGNCSTLQFCDVGGVWPVAIGHPCYGCNEEGVGFHKGIHQLAHVENQTPRSEKPDVKMKEGGNVSAGAIGLLGGVVGLVAGVSVMAVRELGRQQKKDNADSRGE